A stretch of Caenorhabditis elegans chromosome IV DNA encodes these proteins:
- the itsn-1 gene encoding SH3 domain-containing protein (Partially confirmed by transcript evidence): MCGISSRSANNTPELEPGAEPPQKSPAPKTFEDKRQDNLSKGQAELERRRRVLEEEEQRRRAEVEKKEREEEAKKNRERQEKERQAEVERQAELERQRIIEAQREEEEKKRRLEMERRREEDEKMRKVQMEKAKVKQMQNQKQQENERLAQRQQREKTLQFQLQALDEKVIDVEVDIGKAKEAVAEVTGFIERMRSTRDEKVARIKELQETNQKFQTAIESQELGHQLLQKQSAHKETTQRKSELEALRRKRDAIRKAIEDAALELSTEKEKSYNQTEILKTNKEKYKTDVYSKLVAKREEYRNSFELLVHAQTHARSKIGEFEAKSAPASAAPAPAPAPAPTTTNGFPANFNDAFGEFDKTDASQRFDADFGATSTADPFAQIAQAPAHSKGAVDQSAFNIHDTYKCRALFAFEARSEDELSFEPGDVIIVFQSHAAEPGWRAGQLREKVGWFPEAFVEAIAAVPTPGGDPPIQNMPPNMTPSSSVDQIGVKAARKAEIAAAMGLTEGGAPPASSAPAAAAVISQCIAQFQWRARNEEDLSFAKGDTIEVLEKQEMKWKGRNPAGEIGWFPKSYVKEVGATTSTTTPIVSPSKASAGAPGAAAGAQYDVVPSDVTLQASETAPQQQLYTVIYDFEAVETTDLALHVGDTILVLEKNDEWWKGRCNGREGIFPANYVEISVQQAGDPTPPTQAPTPAAPPTVLCEAKVVVDFVASAPNQLGIKVGEIVKIREKSAAGWWEGELIRNGKPIAGWFPGEYVKVLEEAASPATRATAVYDYEASQPDELGFKTGDVIIVTDKSEAEWWSGHREQDPSKSGLFPSNYVQQQ; encoded by the exons ATGTGCGGAATCTCATCAAGATCAGCCAACAATACCCCTGAACTCGAACCAGGAGCGGAGCCACCACAAAAGTCACCAGCTCCGAAAACTTTTGAAGATAAGCGACAGGATAACCTATCTAAAGGTCAGGCAGAACTGGAGAGACGACGTAGAGTTCTTGAAGAAGAGGAGCAACGAAGACGAGCAGAAGTAgagaagaaagagagagaagaagaagcgaagaaaaatagagaaagacAAGAAAAGGAACGACAGGCTGAAGTTGAGCGGCAAGCTGAACTAGAAAGACAGAGAATAATTGAAGCTCAACGGGaggaagaggagaagaagcGGAGGCTAGAGatggagagacgcagagaggaggacgagaaaatgagaaaagttcaaatggaGAAGGCGAAAGTTAAACAGATGCAG AACCAGAAGCAACAAGAGAACGAGCGTCTTGCACAACGTCAGCAACGAGAAAAAACGCTGCAATTTCAATTACAAGCACTTGATGAGAAGGTTATCGATGTTGAAGTGGACATTGGAAAAGCCAAAGAAGCAGTAGCAGAAGTGACTGGATTTATTGAGAGAATGAGATCTACGAGAGACGAGAAAGTCGCGAGAATTAAAGAATTACAAGAGACTAATCAGAAG TTCCAGACAGCTATCGAATCTCAAGAACTCGGCCATCAGCTTCTACAAAAACAGTCGGCTCACAAGGAGACAACGCAGAGAAAAAGTGAACTAGAAGCACTGCGAAGGAAACGAGATGCTATTCGAAAAGCTATAGAAGATGCCGCTCTGGAATTATccacagaaaaagagaaatcgTATAATCAGACGGAGATTTTAAAGACGAATAAGGAAAAGTATAAGACTGATGTTTATTCGAAACTTGTCGCAAAACGAGAAGAATATCGAAATTCGTTTGAGCTTCTGGTTCATGCTCAGACACATGCCAGGAGCAAAATTGGGGAATTTGAAGCGAAATCTGCTCCAGCTTCAGCTGCTCCAGCTCCTGCTCCTGCTCCAGCTCCTACTACCACCAACGGATTCCCTGCAAACTTCAACGATGCATTCGGAGAATTCGATAAAACCGATGCAAGTCAACGTTTCGACGCGGATTTCGGTGCCACGTCGACAGCGGATCCATTTGCTCAGATTGCTCAGGCGCCAGCTCATTCGAAGGGTGCTGTTGATCAATCGGCGTTCAATATTCATGACACTTATAAGTGTCGAGCTCTTTTTGCGTTTGAAGCAAGATCCGAGGATGAGCTCAGTTTTGAACCAG gAGACGTCATAATCGTCTTCCAATCCCATGCAGCTGAACCAGGATGGCGTGCCGGTCAACTTCGTGAGAAAGTCGGATGGTTCCCAGAAGCATTCGTCGAAGCAATCGCAGCAGTACCTACTCCAGGCGGTGATCCACCTATTCAGAATATGCCACCAAACATGACGCCGAGCTCATCAGTAGATCAAATTGGAGTGAAAGCGGCGCGGAAAGCGGAAATCGCAGCGGCAATGGGATTGACAGAAGGTGGTGCTCCACCTGCTTCAAGTGctccagcagcagcagcagtaaTATCTCAATGTATTGCACAATTCCAATGGAGAGCACGTAATGAGGAGGATTTGTCATTTGCAAAAGGAGATACAATTGAG GTACTAGAAAAGCAAGAAATGAAATGGAAAGGTCGAAATCCTGCCGGCGAAATTGGATGGTTCCCGAAAAGTTATGTGAAAGAAGTCGGAGCAACCACCAGCACCACGACTCCGATTGTGTCTCCTTCGAAGGCTTCTgcaggagctccaggagcagCAGCAGGAGCTCAATACGACGTGGTACCTTCCGATGTGACATTACAAGCCTCCGAAACAGCCCCCCAACAACAACTTTACACTGTGATCTACGATTTTGAAGCTGTCGAGACAACAGATTTGGCACTGCATGTCGGTGACACAATTCTAGTGCTCGAGAA aaacgaTGAATGGTGGAAAGGGCGTTGCAACGGACGTGAGGGTATCTTCCCAGCCAACTATGTCGAGATATCAGTCCAGCAGGCAGGGGATCCGACTCCACCAACTCAAGCTCCAACTCCAGCGGCTCCACCAACCGTCCTCTGTGAAGCTAAAGTTGTCGTGGATTTTGTTGCATCGGCGCCAAATCAATTGGGAATCAAAGTTGgcgaaattgtgaaaattcgtgaaaaatcAGCAGCCGGCTGGTGGGAAGGCGAGCTGATTCGAAATGGAAAACCAATCGCCGGATGGTTTCCTGGAGAATATGtaaaagttttggaagaaGCCGCTTCTCCTGCCACTCGAGCCACTGCAGTATACGATTATGAAGCTTCTCAGCCAGATGAGCTGGGATTCAAGACTGGAGATGTTATAATTGTCACTGATAAATCTGAAGCTGAATGGTGGAGTGGACATCGAGAACAAGATCCTTCGAAATCTGGACTTTTCCCATCGAATTATGTTCAGCagcaataa
- the itsn-1 gene encoding Intersectin-1 (Confirmed by transcript evidence) → MTNPWEVSDAEYQKNFAMFGQLTGGQPFMDAVTARNALMRSNLPTQVLSQIWALSDLDKDGRLDIREYSIAMRLALNCLAGIPIPPQLPPSLLVVPARNAPPTWPGSRHGSVDYSQTLPPAIDRRMSQSYIPSAPVSIAGTPSSRHNSISAGSPLNNDRNVFEGRQLENWAIPHHNKLKYSQLFNALDKERLGSLSSQVGRSALGLSGLPTNVLAHIWFLSDVNKDGKLSVDEYAISQYMIEMFKSGFALPKITPLELVRMCGISSRSANNTPELEPGAEPPQKSPAPKTFEDKRQDNLSKGQAELERRRRVLEEEEQRRRAEVEKKEREEEAKKNRERQEKERQAEVERQAELERQRIIEAQREEEEKKRRLEMERRREEDEKMRKVQMEKAKVKQMQNQKQQENERLAQRQQREKTLQFQLQALDEKVIDVEVDIGKAKEAVAEVTGFIERMRSTRDEKVARIKELQETNQKFQTAIESQELGHQLLQKQSAHKETTQRKSELEALRRKRDAIRKAIEDAALELSTEKEKSYNQTEILKTNKEKYKTDVYSKLVAKREEYRNSFELLVHAQTHARSKIGEFEAKSAPASAAPAPAPAPAPTTTNGFPANFNDAFGEFDKTDASQRFDADFGATSTADPFAQIAQAPAHSKGAVDQSAFNIHDTYKCRALFAFEARSEDELSFEPGDVIIVFQSHAAEPGWRAGQLREKVGWFPEAFVEAIAAVPTPGGDPPIQNMPPNMTPSSSVDQIGVKAARKAEIAAAMGLTEGGAPPASSAPAAAAVISQCIAQFQWRARNEEDLSFAKGDTIEVLEKQEMKWKGRNPAGEIGWFPKSYVKEVGATTSTTTPIVSPSKASAGAPGAAAGAQYDVVPSDVTLQASETAPQQQLYTVIYDFEAVETTDLALHVGDTILVLEKNDEWWKGRCNGREGIFPANYVEISVQQAGDPTPPTQAPTPAAPPTVLCEAKVVVDFVASAPNQLGIKVGEIVKIREKSAAGWWEGELIRNGKPIAGWFPGEYVKVLEEAASPATRATAVYDYEASQPDELGFKTGDVIIVTDKSEAEWWSGHREQDPSKSGLFPSNYVQQQ, encoded by the exons ATGACAAATCCTTGGGAAGTTTCCGATGCCGAATATCAGAAGAATTTCGCAATGTTCGGCCAATTAACCGGAGGACAACCGTTTATGGATGCGGTCACTGCACGAAATGCACTAATGCGCAGCAATCTGCCAACGCAAGTGCTTTCTCAG ATCTGGGCGCTGTCAGACTTGGATAAAGACGGCCGGCTCGATATTCGTGAATACTCTATCGCGATGCGACTTGCTCTGAATTGTCTTGCCGGAATTCCGATTCCTCCGCAACTTCCGCCTTCCCTGCTGGTAGTTCCCGCCAGAAATGCTCCACCAACCTGGCCTGGAAGCCGGCATGGCAGTGTAGACTACTCACAAACTCTTCCACCGGCCATTGATCGTCGAATGTCGCAGTCATACATCCCATCTGCACCGGTTTCGATTGCCGGAACTCCATCTAGCAGACACAACTCGATTTCAGCTGGAAGCCCTTTGAATAATGATCGCAATGTCTTCGAAGGCCGGCAGCTGGAAAACTGGGCGATTCCTCACcacaataaattaaaatattctcaaTTGTTTAATGCTCTCGACAAGGAACGTCTGGGCTCCCTGAGCTCACAAGTCGGACGGAGTGCTCTCGGGCTTTCAGGCCTTCCTACCAATGTTCTCGCGCATATCTGGTTTTTGTCAGATGTGAATAAGGATGGAAAGCTATCAGTGGATGAGTATGCGATTTCTCAGTATATGATTGAAATGTTCAAA agtggATTCGCGCTTCCAAAAATAACCCCGCTGGAACTTGTCCGGATGTGCGGAATCTCATCAAGATCAGCCAACAATACCCCTGAACTCGAACCAGGAGCGGAGCCACCACAAAAGTCACCAGCTCCGAAAACTTTTGAAGATAAGCGACAGGATAACCTATCTAAAGGTCAGGCAGAACTGGAGAGACGACGTAGAGTTCTTGAAGAAGAGGAGCAACGAAGACGAGCAGAAGTAgagaagaaagagagagaagaagaagcgaagaaaaatagagaaagacAAGAAAAGGAACGACAGGCTGAAGTTGAGCGGCAAGCTGAACTAGAAAGACAGAGAATAATTGAAGCTCAACGGGaggaagaggagaagaagcGGAGGCTAGAGatggagagacgcagagaggaggacgagaaaatgagaaaagttcaaatggaGAAGGCGAAAGTTAAACAGATGCAG AACCAGAAGCAACAAGAGAACGAGCGTCTTGCACAACGTCAGCAACGAGAAAAAACGCTGCAATTTCAATTACAAGCACTTGATGAGAAGGTTATCGATGTTGAAGTGGACATTGGAAAAGCCAAAGAAGCAGTAGCAGAAGTGACTGGATTTATTGAGAGAATGAGATCTACGAGAGACGAGAAAGTCGCGAGAATTAAAGAATTACAAGAGACTAATCAGAAG TTCCAGACAGCTATCGAATCTCAAGAACTCGGCCATCAGCTTCTACAAAAACAGTCGGCTCACAAGGAGACAACGCAGAGAAAAAGTGAACTAGAAGCACTGCGAAGGAAACGAGATGCTATTCGAAAAGCTATAGAAGATGCCGCTCTGGAATTATccacagaaaaagagaaatcgTATAATCAGACGGAGATTTTAAAGACGAATAAGGAAAAGTATAAGACTGATGTTTATTCGAAACTTGTCGCAAAACGAGAAGAATATCGAAATTCGTTTGAGCTTCTGGTTCATGCTCAGACACATGCCAGGAGCAAAATTGGGGAATTTGAAGCGAAATCTGCTCCAGCTTCAGCTGCTCCAGCTCCTGCTCCTGCTCCAGCTCCTACTACCACCAACGGATTCCCTGCAAACTTCAACGATGCATTCGGAGAATTCGATAAAACCGATGCAAGTCAACGTTTCGACGCGGATTTCGGTGCCACGTCGACAGCGGATCCATTTGCTCAGATTGCTCAGGCGCCAGCTCATTCGAAGGGTGCTGTTGATCAATCGGCGTTCAATATTCATGACACTTATAAGTGTCGAGCTCTTTTTGCGTTTGAAGCAAGATCCGAGGATGAGCTCAGTTTTGAACCAG gAGACGTCATAATCGTCTTCCAATCCCATGCAGCTGAACCAGGATGGCGTGCCGGTCAACTTCGTGAGAAAGTCGGATGGTTCCCAGAAGCATTCGTCGAAGCAATCGCAGCAGTACCTACTCCAGGCGGTGATCCACCTATTCAGAATATGCCACCAAACATGACGCCGAGCTCATCAGTAGATCAAATTGGAGTGAAAGCGGCGCGGAAAGCGGAAATCGCAGCGGCAATGGGATTGACAGAAGGTGGTGCTCCACCTGCTTCAAGTGctccagcagcagcagcagtaaTATCTCAATGTATTGCACAATTCCAATGGAGAGCACGTAATGAGGAGGATTTGTCATTTGCAAAAGGAGATACAATTGAG GTACTAGAAAAGCAAGAAATGAAATGGAAAGGTCGAAATCCTGCCGGCGAAATTGGATGGTTCCCGAAAAGTTATGTGAAAGAAGTCGGAGCAACCACCAGCACCACGACTCCGATTGTGTCTCCTTCGAAGGCTTCTgcaggagctccaggagcagCAGCAGGAGCTCAATACGACGTGGTACCTTCCGATGTGACATTACAAGCCTCCGAAACAGCCCCCCAACAACAACTTTACACTGTGATCTACGATTTTGAAGCTGTCGAGACAACAGATTTGGCACTGCATGTCGGTGACACAATTCTAGTGCTCGAGAA aaacgaTGAATGGTGGAAAGGGCGTTGCAACGGACGTGAGGGTATCTTCCCAGCCAACTATGTCGAGATATCAGTCCAGCAGGCAGGGGATCCGACTCCACCAACTCAAGCTCCAACTCCAGCGGCTCCACCAACCGTCCTCTGTGAAGCTAAAGTTGTCGTGGATTTTGTTGCATCGGCGCCAAATCAATTGGGAATCAAAGTTGgcgaaattgtgaaaattcgtgaaaaatcAGCAGCCGGCTGGTGGGAAGGCGAGCTGATTCGAAATGGAAAACCAATCGCCGGATGGTTTCCTGGAGAATATGtaaaagttttggaagaaGCCGCTTCTCCTGCCACTCGAGCCACTGCAGTATACGATTATGAAGCTTCTCAGCCAGATGAGCTGGGATTCAAGACTGGAGATGTTATAATTGTCACTGATAAATCTGAAGCTGAATGGTGGAGTGGACATCGAGAACAAGATCCTTCGAAATCTGGACTTTTCCCATCGAATTATGTTCAGCagcaataa
- the itsn-1 gene encoding Intersectin-1 (Confirmed by transcript evidence), with translation MTNPWEVSDAEYQKNFAMFGQLTGGQPFMDAVTARNALMRSNLPTQVLSQIWALSDLDKDGRLDIREYSIAMRLALNCLAGIPIPPQLPPSLLVVPARNAPPTWPGSRHGSVDYSQTLPPAIDRRMSQSYIPSAPVSIAGTPSSRHNSISAGSPLNNDRNVFEGRQLENWAIPHHNKLKYSQLFNALDKERLGSLSSQVGRSALGLSGLPTNVLAHIWFLSDVNKDGKLSVDEYAISQYMIEMFKSGFALPKITPLELVRMCGISSRSANNTPELEPGAEPPQKSPAPKTFEDKRQDNLSKGQAELERRRRVLEEEEQRRRAEVEKKEREEEAKKNRERQEKERQAEVERQAELERQRIIEAQREEEEKKRRLEMERRREEDEKMRKVQMEKAKVKQMQNQKQQENERLAQRQQREKTLQFQLQALDEKVIDVEVDIGKAKEAVAEVTGFIERMRSTRDEKVARIKELQETNQKTAIESQELGHQLLQKQSAHKETTQRKSELEALRRKRDAIRKAIEDAALELSTEKEKSYNQTEILKTNKEKYKTDVYSKLVAKREEYRNSFELLVHAQTHARSKIGEFEAKSAPASAAPAPAPAPAPTTTNGFPANFNDAFGEFDKTDASQRFDADFGATSTADPFAQIAQAPAHSKGAVDQSAFNIHDTYKCRALFAFEARSEDELSFEPGDVIIVFQSHAAEPGWRAGQLREKVGWFPEAFVEAIAAVPTPGGDPPIQNMPPNMTPSSSVDQIGVKAARKAEIAAAMGLTEGGAPPASSAPAAAAVISQCIAQFQWRARNEEDLSFAKGDTIEVLEKQEMKWKGRNPAGEIGWFPKSYVKEVGATTSTTTPIVSPSKASAGAPGAAAGAQYDVVPSDVTLQASETAPQQQLYTVIYDFEAVETTDLALHVGDTILVLEKNDEWWKGRCNGREGIFPANYVEISVQQAGDPTPPTQAPTPAAPPTVLCEAKVVVDFVASAPNQLGIKVGEIVKIREKSAAGWWEGELIRNGKPIAGWFPGEYVKVLEEAASPATRATAVYDYEASQPDELGFKTGDVIIVTDKSEAEWWSGHREQDPSKSGLFPSNYVQQQ, from the exons ATGACAAATCCTTGGGAAGTTTCCGATGCCGAATATCAGAAGAATTTCGCAATGTTCGGCCAATTAACCGGAGGACAACCGTTTATGGATGCGGTCACTGCACGAAATGCACTAATGCGCAGCAATCTGCCAACGCAAGTGCTTTCTCAG ATCTGGGCGCTGTCAGACTTGGATAAAGACGGCCGGCTCGATATTCGTGAATACTCTATCGCGATGCGACTTGCTCTGAATTGTCTTGCCGGAATTCCGATTCCTCCGCAACTTCCGCCTTCCCTGCTGGTAGTTCCCGCCAGAAATGCTCCACCAACCTGGCCTGGAAGCCGGCATGGCAGTGTAGACTACTCACAAACTCTTCCACCGGCCATTGATCGTCGAATGTCGCAGTCATACATCCCATCTGCACCGGTTTCGATTGCCGGAACTCCATCTAGCAGACACAACTCGATTTCAGCTGGAAGCCCTTTGAATAATGATCGCAATGTCTTCGAAGGCCGGCAGCTGGAAAACTGGGCGATTCCTCACcacaataaattaaaatattctcaaTTGTTTAATGCTCTCGACAAGGAACGTCTGGGCTCCCTGAGCTCACAAGTCGGACGGAGTGCTCTCGGGCTTTCAGGCCTTCCTACCAATGTTCTCGCGCATATCTGGTTTTTGTCAGATGTGAATAAGGATGGAAAGCTATCAGTGGATGAGTATGCGATTTCTCAGTATATGATTGAAATGTTCAAA agtggATTCGCGCTTCCAAAAATAACCCCGCTGGAACTTGTCCGGATGTGCGGAATCTCATCAAGATCAGCCAACAATACCCCTGAACTCGAACCAGGAGCGGAGCCACCACAAAAGTCACCAGCTCCGAAAACTTTTGAAGATAAGCGACAGGATAACCTATCTAAAGGTCAGGCAGAACTGGAGAGACGACGTAGAGTTCTTGAAGAAGAGGAGCAACGAAGACGAGCAGAAGTAgagaagaaagagagagaagaagaagcgaagaaaaatagagaaagacAAGAAAAGGAACGACAGGCTGAAGTTGAGCGGCAAGCTGAACTAGAAAGACAGAGAATAATTGAAGCTCAACGGGaggaagaggagaagaagcGGAGGCTAGAGatggagagacgcagagaggaggacgagaaaatgagaaaagttcaaatggaGAAGGCGAAAGTTAAACAGATGCAG AACCAGAAGCAACAAGAGAACGAGCGTCTTGCACAACGTCAGCAACGAGAAAAAACGCTGCAATTTCAATTACAAGCACTTGATGAGAAGGTTATCGATGTTGAAGTGGACATTGGAAAAGCCAAAGAAGCAGTAGCAGAAGTGACTGGATTTATTGAGAGAATGAGATCTACGAGAGACGAGAAAGTCGCGAGAATTAAAGAATTACAAGAGACTAATCAGAAG ACAGCTATCGAATCTCAAGAACTCGGCCATCAGCTTCTACAAAAACAGTCGGCTCACAAGGAGACAACGCAGAGAAAAAGTGAACTAGAAGCACTGCGAAGGAAACGAGATGCTATTCGAAAAGCTATAGAAGATGCCGCTCTGGAATTATccacagaaaaagagaaatcgTATAATCAGACGGAGATTTTAAAGACGAATAAGGAAAAGTATAAGACTGATGTTTATTCGAAACTTGTCGCAAAACGAGAAGAATATCGAAATTCGTTTGAGCTTCTGGTTCATGCTCAGACACATGCCAGGAGCAAAATTGGGGAATTTGAAGCGAAATCTGCTCCAGCTTCAGCTGCTCCAGCTCCTGCTCCTGCTCCAGCTCCTACTACCACCAACGGATTCCCTGCAAACTTCAACGATGCATTCGGAGAATTCGATAAAACCGATGCAAGTCAACGTTTCGACGCGGATTTCGGTGCCACGTCGACAGCGGATCCATTTGCTCAGATTGCTCAGGCGCCAGCTCATTCGAAGGGTGCTGTTGATCAATCGGCGTTCAATATTCATGACACTTATAAGTGTCGAGCTCTTTTTGCGTTTGAAGCAAGATCCGAGGATGAGCTCAGTTTTGAACCAG gAGACGTCATAATCGTCTTCCAATCCCATGCAGCTGAACCAGGATGGCGTGCCGGTCAACTTCGTGAGAAAGTCGGATGGTTCCCAGAAGCATTCGTCGAAGCAATCGCAGCAGTACCTACTCCAGGCGGTGATCCACCTATTCAGAATATGCCACCAAACATGACGCCGAGCTCATCAGTAGATCAAATTGGAGTGAAAGCGGCGCGGAAAGCGGAAATCGCAGCGGCAATGGGATTGACAGAAGGTGGTGCTCCACCTGCTTCAAGTGctccagcagcagcagcagtaaTATCTCAATGTATTGCACAATTCCAATGGAGAGCACGTAATGAGGAGGATTTGTCATTTGCAAAAGGAGATACAATTGAG GTACTAGAAAAGCAAGAAATGAAATGGAAAGGTCGAAATCCTGCCGGCGAAATTGGATGGTTCCCGAAAAGTTATGTGAAAGAAGTCGGAGCAACCACCAGCACCACGACTCCGATTGTGTCTCCTTCGAAGGCTTCTgcaggagctccaggagcagCAGCAGGAGCTCAATACGACGTGGTACCTTCCGATGTGACATTACAAGCCTCCGAAACAGCCCCCCAACAACAACTTTACACTGTGATCTACGATTTTGAAGCTGTCGAGACAACAGATTTGGCACTGCATGTCGGTGACACAATTCTAGTGCTCGAGAA aaacgaTGAATGGTGGAAAGGGCGTTGCAACGGACGTGAGGGTATCTTCCCAGCCAACTATGTCGAGATATCAGTCCAGCAGGCAGGGGATCCGACTCCACCAACTCAAGCTCCAACTCCAGCGGCTCCACCAACCGTCCTCTGTGAAGCTAAAGTTGTCGTGGATTTTGTTGCATCGGCGCCAAATCAATTGGGAATCAAAGTTGgcgaaattgtgaaaattcgtgaaaaatcAGCAGCCGGCTGGTGGGAAGGCGAGCTGATTCGAAATGGAAAACCAATCGCCGGATGGTTTCCTGGAGAATATGtaaaagttttggaagaaGCCGCTTCTCCTGCCACTCGAGCCACTGCAGTATACGATTATGAAGCTTCTCAGCCAGATGAGCTGGGATTCAAGACTGGAGATGTTATAATTGTCACTGATAAATCTGAAGCTGAATGGTGGAGTGGACATCGAGAACAAGATCCTTCGAAATCTGGACTTTTCCCATCGAATTATGTTCAGCagcaataa